The nucleotide window TGCGCGTAGGTGTACTCGACGCCGTTTGGATGATAGGCCCGGCCGGGCGAGGGCGGCGCGCAGAGGAAGGCGTGGTCGGGCGCGGCCTTCGCGGTGGCCATGAAGGCGTCGAAGACCGTGTCCATCAGCGTGCGGGGGTCACGGCGCCCGTCGTTACGTGAGCAGGTGACGCGTCCGAACCTCCGTGTTGGCCTCCAGGTCGCCGAGCGTCCCCTCGAACCGGATGGTCCCGTGGTCGATGACGTAGATGCGGTTCGCCAGCGGGCCTGCGAACGCCATGTTCTGCTCCGAGAGCAGAATGGTCATGCCCTCGCGCTGCAGGCGAAGGATCTGCTCGCTCAGGTTCCTGATCACCAGGGGCGCCAGCCCCTGCGTCGGCTCGTCCATCAGCAGCAGGCGGGGGTTGCCGAGCAGGGCGCGCCCAATCGCCAGCATCTGCTGCTCGCCCCCGCTCAGGTGGCGTCCCGTCCGTCCCTCCAGGGCGCGCAGCGCGGGAAAGAGCTCGCAGACGCGCTCGATGGTCCAGCTGTGGCCGCCGTCCCGGAGCGGGCGCTCGGCGATCTCCAGGTTCTCGCGGACGGTGTGGTCCGGGAAGATCCGCCGGGTATCGGGAATGAAGGCGACCCCGCGCTGGGCCACCTCGTAGGTGGGGCGCCTCGCGATCTCCGCCCCGCGGAAGCGGATGCTCCCCGAGCGCGGCGGCGTGACGCCGATGATGCTGCGGAGCGTCGTGGTCTTGCCGGCGCCGTTCCGTCCGAGGAGCACCACCAGCTCGCCCTCCTGGACGTGGAGGGAGAGTCCGAACAGCACGTGGCTCGTCTCGTAGTACGTGTGGATGTCCTCGACCTCGAGGATCATCCCGTTTCCCCGAGGTACGCCTTCTGGACCTGCTCGTTCGCCCGCACGGTCCGCGGCTCCCCGTCGGCGATGAGGCGGCCGTTGTGCAGCACCAGGACACGGCGGGCGATGCCGAAGACGACGTCCATCTTGTGCTCGATGAAGAGGACCGTCAGCGCCTGCTCCCGGTTGATCCGGCGGATCAGCTCCATCGTGAGATCGGTCTCCTCCATGGACTGCCCGGAGGTGGGCTCGTCCAGCAGGAGCAGCCGCGGGCGCACCGCCAGCGCGATCCCCACCTCCAGGCGTTTCTTGTCCGCCTGCGCGAGGGCCCCCGCCGAGAGCCTGGCCAGCTCGGGGAGACCGATGGCGGCCAGGATCTCCCGGGCCTCCTCGCGGAGCGTGCGCGGCCCGAAGCTCCAGAGGCTCCCGCTCTTGCCCCGCGCGGAGAACAGCGCCACCTGGATGTTCTCGAGGACGGTGAGCCGCGAGAACACGTTGCTGACCTGGAACGCCAGCCCGATCCCGCGGTGGGCGATCCGGTGGGGCGGGAGCGACGAGATCGGCTCGCCGCCGAAGGCGATCGTCCCCGCGTCGGGCTTGAGGATCCCGCTGATCAGGTTGAAGAGCGTGCTCTTGCCGGCGCCGTTGGGGCCGATCAGCGCCACCAGCTCGCCCGGCTCGATGCCGAACGTCGCGTCCGTCACCGCCGCGACGGCGCCGAAGCTCTTGCTCACGCCCTCAACGCCGAGGAGCATGCCCCTGCCCCGACGCGTCCCGGGCCGCCTGCACACGCTGCCAGAGGTAGCCGCCGACGCCGCCCGGCATGAAGCGGACCACGAAGAGAATGACCACACCCATCGACAACGCCCAGAAGAGGGTGTGCTTACCCAGGTAGAACTGGAAAAAGGTGAAGATCGCGGCGCCGACGATCGGCCCCCCGAACAGATGCGGCCCCCCGAGCAGCGTCATGACCACCGGCTCGGCCGACTTCGTCCACTCGAGCTCGGTGGGCGCCACCGCCCAGTTGAACGCGGTGAAGAGGGCTCCGGCGACACCCGCGAAGACGCCGCTCACGACGAAGGCCATCCACCGGTACCAGCGAAGGTTGATACCGATGGCCTCGCTCCGCTGCGGGTTGTCCCGGATGCTCTGGAGCGTGTAGCCGAACGGGCTCCTGACGATCCACCAGAGCGCCGCCGTGGAGAGCGTGACGACGGCGAGGCTGAAGTAGTAATACCGGGCGGCCGAGCCGAGCGCCGGCGGCGGGAAGATCGACTGGATCCCGTCGTCACCCGCCGTGAGGGTGTACCACTTGCTGGCGACCACGAAGAGGAGCTGCCCGAAGGCGAGGGTCAGGATCGAGAAGAAGAACTCCGTCGCGCGCGAGCAGAAGAAGCCGATCACGCCGGCGGTCAGGGCCGTGATGGGCACGCTGAGGACGAAGGCCAGCGCGAAGGACAGCCCCGCCTTCTTCATCAGGAGGGCGAGCGCGTAGGCGCCGACACCGAAGAACGTCGCCTGGCCGAAGGACAGGAGCCCGGTGTACCCGAAGAGGATGTTGAAGCTCAGCGCGAACAGTGCCCCGATCAGGAAGAGGTTCGCGAGCTGGACGTTGTACTCGCGCACGCCCCACGGCAGCGCCAGCAGGACCACGACCGCCGCCATCACCGCCACCGCGCCCCAGCGGCTCATCTGGTCAGCGCTCCGGGGCGCCGATGAGCCCCTGGGGCCGGACGACGAGGACGATGACCATCACGAGGAACATGAACACCTGCGCGGCCGCAGGCAGCACCAGGATGCCGAAGCTGTACACCTCGCCGATGATGAGGGACGCCAGCGCCGCGCCGAGGAAGCTGCCCATGCCGCCCACGATCACCACGGCGAACACGGCAACGATGATCTCGACGTCCATGCCCGAGCCGATGCTGCCGAGCGGCGCGGCCAGCATCCCGGCCGCGCCGGCCAGGAAGGCGCCGATCCCGAACACGCCGGCGAACAGACGCGGCAGACGGATCCCGAGGATCCCCACCATCTCCCGGTCGGCGACGGCGGCGCGGATGATCTTCCCGAGCTTCGTCCGCGCGAGCAGGAGCCACAGACCGAGTCCCGCCGCCACGCCGACGCCGATGACCAGCAGGTAGTACGTCGGCAGCACAACGCCGCCCAGCTCGACGCGCCCCTCGAAGCCGGGCGGGCGTGGAACCGAGCGGTACTGGCCTCCCCACAGCCACTTCACCAGGTCGCCGATGATGAGCACGCAGCCGTAGGTGAAGAGGATCTGGTCGCTGTGCTCGCGCGCGTAGAGGGGCCGGAGCAGGTACTCGAGGACCAGGCCGAGCGCCGCCACCAGGAGCCCGGCCACGATGACGCTCACCCAGAAGCTCCCGGCCATGCCTTTCAGCCAGTCCCAGACGAAGTAGCCGAGGAAGGCGCCCACCATGTAGAGCGAGCCGTGGGCAAAGTTCACGACCCGCATGACGCCGAAGATAAGGACGAGCCCGAGGGCGAGCAGGAAGAGCACCATCCCGAACGTGAGGCCGCTCACGAACTGGTTGACGACTCCGCTGAGCGTCATCTGGGCCGGCTCACGCCCGGGCTCGTGACATTCGCCGCGCTACTTGGCCGCTTCGCGGAGCTTCTTGACCTCCTCCACCGAGATCATCGAGGGCTCGACCCCCACTTTCAGAATGTCCTTGAGGATCAGGAACGGGTACTTCGGGTCGCGCATCAGGCGGCCGAAGTACACCGGCGAGTTGGACACGTTGTCGAACTCGCGGAAGGTGATGGGGCCCCGAAGGAGCGGCACCGTGGCGCCCTTGACGGCCCGGACCCACGCTTCGGGCTTGTCCGAGCCGGCCTTCTCGAGCCCCCACTTCACGAGCTGCACGGCCTCGTACCCGAAGGCCACCCACCCCGTCGGGAGGTGCTGGTTCTTGGCCTGGTACGCGGCGACGAACGCCTTCATCGCCGGCGTGTCGATCGCGTACACCGGCGCGCGATCCCAGCCGTAGATCCCCTCGGGCGCGTCCGCTCCGAGCGCCTGGAGCGACGCCGGCTCGGCGCTGCCCACGAAGACGAACTTCTCGAAGACCCCGTAGCCCTTCGCCTGCTTGACGAACCCGATGAAGTCGCCACCCCAGAGCGCGCTCCAGATGATGTCGGGATTCTTGGAGAGGATCGCCGTGATGTACGGGGTGTAGTCCTTCTCGCCGAGCTTGGGCCAGTACTCGCCGATGAACTCGGCCTCGGGGCGCATCTTCTTGAAGGGCTGGACGAAGCCCTCGTGCTCGAGGCGTCCCCACTCGTAGTCGGGAGCGATCGTCACGACCTTCTTGCCCTTGAGCTTGGCCGTGCCCACCGCCTGCCCGTAGGCCTCGGTGCGCGTCGTCAGCGACAGCTCGAAGAAGAAGTCGTGCCCCCGGTCCTCGACGAGACGCCGGGATCCCCCGATGCTGTCGATCATGGGCACCTTGTACTGCCGGGCCACGTCGGAGATCGCCAGCCGCACCGCGCTCGAGACCGGGCCGAGCAGGAAGTTGACCTTCTGGTCGACCACGAGCTCTCGCGCTGCCGCGATCCCCATGTCCGTCTTCAGGGCGCTGTCGCGGACCACCAGCTCCAGCGGCCGGCCCAGGACGCCGCCGGCCTTGTTGATCTCGTCGACCGCGATCTTCGCGCCGTCGGCGTTGTCCTTGGCGAGTAGGTAGGCCATGCCGGTGAGGTCGGTGATGAGCCCGATCTTGATCGGGCTGGCCGCCACCGACGGCCAGGGCAGGACGCCGAGCAACGTGAGGACCAGGGCTGCACCGATCAGGACGCCGATTTGAAGGGGGCGCGCGAGCTTCATGGCCAGTACCTCGCCTGTGAAAGGGGGGTGGGACTGCCTCACGTCCAACGGCCGCCTCAGCGGCCGGAACGTATCTCTCCCGGGTGGCCTCTGTCAAGCCGCGTCGCGGCGAACAATCAGCGTCTGTCTAA belongs to Candidatus Rokuibacteriota bacterium and includes:
- a CDS encoding ABC transporter ATP-binding protein, encoding MLEVEDIHTYYETSHVLFGLSLHVQEGELVVLLGRNGAGKTTTLRSIIGVTPPRSGSIRFRGAEIARRPTYEVAQRGVAFIPDTRRIFPDHTVRENLEIAERPLRDGGHSWTIERVCELFPALRALEGRTGRHLSGGEQQMLAIGRALLGNPRLLLMDEPTQGLAPLVIRNLSEQILRLQREGMTILLSEQNMAFAGPLANRIYVIDHGTIRFEGTLGDLEANTEVRTRHLLT
- a CDS encoding ABC transporter ATP-binding protein, with the translated sequence MLLGVEGVSKSFGAVAAVTDATFGIEPGELVALIGPNGAGKSTLFNLISGILKPDAGTIAFGGEPISSLPPHRIAHRGIGLAFQVSNVFSRLTVLENIQVALFSARGKSGSLWSFGPRTLREEAREILAAIGLPELARLSAGALAQADKKRLEVGIALAVRPRLLLLDEPTSGQSMEETDLTMELIRRINREQALTVLFIEHKMDVVFGIARRVLVLHNGRLIADGEPRTVRANEQVQKAYLGETG
- a CDS encoding branched-chain amino acid ABC transporter permease, coding for MSRWGAVAVMAAVVVLLALPWGVREYNVQLANLFLIGALFALSFNILFGYTGLLSFGQATFFGVGAYALALLMKKAGLSFALAFVLSVPITALTAGVIGFFCSRATEFFFSILTLAFGQLLFVVASKWYTLTAGDDGIQSIFPPPALGSAARYYYFSLAVVTLSTAALWWIVRSPFGYTLQSIRDNPQRSEAIGINLRWYRWMAFVVSGVFAGVAGALFTAFNWAVAPTELEWTKSAEPVVMTLLGGPHLFGGPIVGAAIFTFFQFYLGKHTLFWALSMGVVILFVVRFMPGGVGGYLWQRVQAARDASGQGHAPRR
- a CDS encoding branched-chain amino acid ABC transporter permease, whose translation is MTLSGVVNQFVSGLTFGMVLFLLALGLVLIFGVMRVVNFAHGSLYMVGAFLGYFVWDWLKGMAGSFWVSVIVAGLLVAALGLVLEYLLRPLYAREHSDQILFTYGCVLIIGDLVKWLWGGQYRSVPRPPGFEGRVELGGVVLPTYYLLVIGVGVAAGLGLWLLLARTKLGKIIRAAVADREMVGILGIRLPRLFAGVFGIGAFLAGAAGMLAAPLGSIGSGMDVEIIVAVFAVVIVGGMGSFLGAALASLIIGEVYSFGILVLPAAAQVFMFLVMVIVLVVRPQGLIGAPER
- a CDS encoding ABC transporter substrate-binding protein is translated as MKLARPLQIGVLIGAALVLTLLGVLPWPSVAASPIKIGLITDLTGMAYLLAKDNADGAKIAVDEINKAGGVLGRPLELVVRDSALKTDMGIAAARELVVDQKVNFLLGPVSSAVRLAISDVARQYKVPMIDSIGGSRRLVEDRGHDFFFELSLTTRTEAYGQAVGTAKLKGKKVVTIAPDYEWGRLEHEGFVQPFKKMRPEAEFIGEYWPKLGEKDYTPYITAILSKNPDIIWSALWGGDFIGFVKQAKGYGVFEKFVFVGSAEPASLQALGADAPEGIYGWDRAPVYAIDTPAMKAFVAAYQAKNQHLPTGWVAFGYEAVQLVKWGLEKAGSDKPEAWVRAVKGATVPLLRGPITFREFDNVSNSPVYFGRLMRDPKYPFLILKDILKVGVEPSMISVEEVKKLREAAK